Within the Pelagovum pacificum genome, the region GCATCCGTCCGTCGTCCGACCTGAGGGTCACGCGACTTCCGCAATAGGGCACGACCCGTCGCAACTCCCGCAGCACGGCGTCGAGGACATATCGCGGTTCGAGTTGGGAGGAGATGATGCGCGACACCTCCGCCAGCGTCGATGAAAGCTGCCGCTCCGCGCGTTCGGCGGCGAAGAGCCTCTGCTGTTCGATCACCGGCGCAATCTGGTCGGCGACTGTCTGCAACAGGATGACGTCCTGCCTCGGAAAGGCCGCGTGTTCCTCACTCTGGATATCGAGAACGCCAATGACCCGCTGTCCGATGCGCAAAGGCAGCGCGAGCTCCGAGGCCGTCGCGGGAAGCGCCCTGTTGGCGACGAAATGAGGGTCGCGGGACACGTCGGGCGAATTCCACAGTTGTCCGGTTTCGGCCACGCGTCCGATAATGCCCTGGCCAACGCGAACACTGGGGCTCGATTTCGCCATCTGCTCGGCGTGGGGGCTGTCAGCATGGCTGAGACGCACGGTGCCCTCCGGCGCGTTCGTCAGCAGGATCTGGATATGGTCGTAGCCGAGCGACTGTCGCAGCAGCCGGCAGATTTCTTCGAACAACGCCGCTTGGTCGTGGGTGGTCGTCAGCCGCTGGCCGAGCTTGTGGATGAGCGACAGGTGGCCCCGGATATGGTCAATCTGCTGCCTTTGGGAAAAGCTGTCGATCCGGCCTGCCATTTCATCGGCGATCAGGTCGACCAGAGCCGAGGCATCCGTCGTGTCGGAGGACCGGCGCGGCAGCCCCATGAGTACGGTCCCGACCCGCCCGTCCGGCGTGTCCAGCCGCGATGTCGCGAGCCGGCACCCATGGGCGACACTCTGTGTGGCGATCGGACCCGGATCGCAGGATCCGAGCTGACCCTTCAGGCCCGACATCATGCGATGGAGCGGCGCGGGGACCTGGCCTTCGACGATCAGCATCGCGTCCGCCTCATGACCGAGGATGATGGCACCCCATTGCGCTCCGGCGATCTTCAGTCCACGCACGAGCCGCCGTCGCAGTTCCCCGATCTCGATGCTGTTGATCGACAAGTTGCGCAACCGGTTGAGCCGGGACGCGTAGAGACCTTCCTCGTCATCGCGGTACATCGGACGGGGGGCGCCAGTTCCTGGCTCGACCGCTCCGTTCGTCACTAGCATTCCCACGTCCGTGTCCGCCTTTATCTCAATCAGTCAGTGCCGTTGCAGGAACATCCGCGACCGCATTCAGGAACCTTCCACCACCGACAGGCGCCGCACCAAGACCTTCCCCGTGGATCATTTTACCACGCAGGAAGGTTGCGTCGACAGTGCCCCTGAAAGTCTGCCCGGCATAGGCACTGTGAGGGTGCCGATAGGCGAGATCCGACGCCTTCAGCGTGAATGCCTTGTCCAGGTCGACGATGACCAGATCCGCATCGGAACCGGGCGCGATGGTTCCCTTCCTGGGGTACTGGCCGAGCAGGCGAGCCGGGTTCGCCGACATCATCCGTGCGACGGCACTTAGCGGCAGGCCCCGTCGGTGGACGCCCTCTGTCAGGATCGCGTTAAGCCCGGATTGGATGCCCGAAATGCCACCCCATGCCTTGAAGATGTCGTCGGTGCCTGCCTCCTTGTCAGCGAGCGGGCACGGGGAGTGGTCCGATGCGATGATATCGACGTCTCCGCTCAGCACGCGTGCCCACAATTCCTCGCGGATTTCGGCGGACCGAAGGGGCGGGGCGCACTTCGCGAAGGGGCCGACGGTATGGAGATCATCCTCGGTAAAGAACAGGTAGTGAGGACAGGTTTCGTTCGTGACATCTTGCCTGGCCTCCCGCGCGGCGGTGACGAGGTCGATACCTTCGGCCGTCGAGACATGGACGATGTGGAGCCGGCAACCCACACCGGCGGCCAGCGCGATTGCCGACGCGATCGCCCTGACCTCTGCCTCCACCGGGCGGGCTTCGCCCCAAGCCTTCGGATCACGCCGACCATCCGCGATCAGGGTGCGGGTCAGCCGAGAGGTCAGTGCCTCGTCTTCGGCGTGAACGGCGAGAAAGGATCCCGCCTGTCGTATCCTTCTCGCCCCGATATGGAGGTCATCAATGGAGACATGGGGAAACTCGTCCGATCCTCGGCACATGAATGCTTTGAACCCGGTGACGCCTTCCCGCGCGAGGGGTCCGATCTCATGCTCGTTTCCGGGCACGACGCCGCCCCACAGGGTATAATCCACGACCGAGGTCCGCGCCGACTCCAGCTTCAGGCGAAGCGCGGAAACGTCCGTGGTCGGGGGTATCGCGTTCAGCGGCATCTCGGCGACAGACGTGATGCCACCAGCCGCGGCTGACCGGCTGCCGGTCAGCCAGCCTTCCCAGTCACGTCCGGGCTCGGAAAAGTGGACATGCGGATCAACGAGGCCGGAGAGCAGCACGCGCCCCCCGACCTCGACGACGTCACCCGGCCGGTCCGGCGTGCCTTCGACGACCTCTGTCACAACACCGCCCGCCACGACAACGCCGCCCAGGAAGTCGGCATCTTCCGTCACCACGCGAGCGTTGCGAAAGTAAGTCGCAGACATGCTCAGTCGTCCAGACCGATGAGGCGCGCCGGGTTCGTGGCGGTCATCGTGCGGATCTCCTCGACCGAGAATCCGAAGTAGAGCAACATCGAAATCATCATCCTCATGCCTTCGACTGGCGACGGCAGCACCCGCACGCCATAGTCCGTCGCCAGAACAAACTGCTCGGGCCCCACGTCGCGAATACCCTGCATCCAGCGCATCGCCTTGCCGTGGACGACAGAGTGCATGTCCATCAGCTCCCGCTCCACGTAGTAATGGGTGTGCGGCATTGCGGGGCCGCCGAAGTCGACGGCGCAGGCTTCGAGGAACACACCCTTCGCGGCAAGGGATTTCTGATCTTCGATGGACAAGAGCGCTCGGGCGGGGTGGGCGACGAGGATCTTCGCGACACCGGCGGCCTGCGCGAGTTCGACAATGC harbors:
- a CDS encoding GAF domain-containing sensor histidine kinase, which codes for MLVTNGAVEPGTGAPRPMYRDDEEGLYASRLNRLRNLSINSIEIGELRRRLVRGLKIAGAQWGAIILGHEADAMLIVEGQVPAPLHRMMSGLKGQLGSCDPGPIATQSVAHGCRLATSRLDTPDGRVGTVLMGLPRRSSDTTDASALVDLIADEMAGRIDSFSQRQQIDHIRGHLSLIHKLGQRLTTTHDQAALFEEICRLLRQSLGYDHIQILLTNAPEGTVRLSHADSPHAEQMAKSSPSVRVGQGIIGRVAETGQLWNSPDVSRDPHFVANRALPATASELALPLRIGQRVIGVLDIQSEEHAAFPRQDVILLQTVADQIAPVIEQQRLFAAERAERQLSSTLAEVSRIISSQLEPRYVLDAVLRELRRVVPYCGSRVTLRSDDGRMRVVAAVGFPDNDLVLSHSFDVGETPLAKPVVENHETLRLADVREHEFWTWQPGTEQIVSWLAAPLVHGTDCIGWLCVDWPEPGFFSADHERIVRAFAEQAVVAIENARLYDAARHLSSALELKVTERTRQLEQAHQDISEKAEALRALWRRLVDIQETERKRIAHDLHDSAAQSILAATYQLQSIRRRVSDQPDLERRTTECQRTLDATLNEMKQIIYALRPTLLDEMGLVAALENHAGGLRRITNLKVDMQVIGTPRPLTADIELAIYRIIQEACQNCVRHADARKLALVVAFDSDIVTVSIEDDGRGFSEDAAQGGLGLIGMRERSHAIGAELVLSAIPGTGTRLELRLPRQQAA
- the allB gene encoding allantoinase AllB, which produces MSATYFRNARVVTEDADFLGGVVVAGGVVTEVVEGTPDRPGDVVEVGGRVLLSGLVDPHVHFSEPGRDWEGWLTGSRSAAAGGITSVAEMPLNAIPPTTDVSALRLKLESARTSVVDYTLWGGVVPGNEHEIGPLAREGVTGFKAFMCRGSDEFPHVSIDDLHIGARRIRQAGSFLAVHAEDEALTSRLTRTLIADGRRDPKAWGEARPVEAEVRAIASAIALAAGVGCRLHIVHVSTAEGIDLVTAAREARQDVTNETCPHYLFFTEDDLHTVGPFAKCAPPLRSAEIREELWARVLSGDVDIIASDHSPCPLADKEAGTDDIFKAWGGISGIQSGLNAILTEGVHRRGLPLSAVARMMSANPARLLGQYPRKGTIAPGSDADLVIVDLDKAFTLKASDLAYRHPHSAYAGQTFRGTVDATFLRGKMIHGEGLGAAPVGGGRFLNAVADVPATALTD